From a region of the Tiliqua scincoides isolate rTilSci1 chromosome 4, rTilSci1.hap2, whole genome shotgun sequence genome:
- the KIFC2 gene encoding kinesin-like protein KIFC2 yields MYAFYSLLVFIFYSLFRRDAAREGEAGEGEAEQSPLPLVPGQGHPQVSAGSSASRAAPGLRPCLPPRRRTSGCPDGAPGAVRRRRCPPRGASARTGAGSRASPATSSLCSACCGKGASGGVWEPAPPGTPAAPTPLRRVPGRGAALELLSAQAAEPAVEARVPVRIWGWGSQRSSAETQRRLVRAERLWRAPGSGGGGSAPLPHSLVAPPSCGSPSCAPSRCSCGGTENGPSPGRKIPPQPRSAACQALGLALGLPEGDRPPACLQLTAKEGPTTFQMESPRRTEKAQCKDPWKELTGVDSSSDSDRGSSTEEEDDEEGFSWGGLGDAPSPLTEFQALKQEAAAKFCLAETESSVEKRLESPLILVMSHLLSFLERYSQMQLLQEKAGEYRSRLRKEESRRRKQLRGLKKAYRQRVKDKLSLIASLEGVICEQQELLEKMREGVKLPSACLLHPVAPAGVHQLVESISALQGERSRLAEEVTGLRQEAEEREREKQRLTGNFQHQVQGLEQQIHEREEELARLRVGTGVTDSEKRIHNLMVENDGLKQSLSITQGLLQQLATVSTRPQCLLTKENEELRTKVQQLEATLQQKVEELMGLEVQMDRLQWRKEEEVRHLDERLRGLQLSLEAQKSQPPEIQYITRAVPVDSPCTLQALAEAEERSRALLEQLAGQAERCRQLTEKLHSSEEAVAGLRHKVSAYESEIAGLRQELLCRIDQLEAQKEEAVQEASKCSKQHLQHLREQLAGVRQHLDTLQPLLRGMKSNYNSLRGQVCSFADCYEAALSEARQQMCSAINKVSHVNHSLQERYQREVLLRKKYHDQLLEVKGNIRVLCRLKPLIKADWKEGEVGTAVGADPTDDGCVTACYKGKERTFKLDKVFLPQATQEEVFQEIEPLVMSCMNGYNVCIFAYGQTGSGKTYTMEGIPDNPGINQQALQALYREMEAKREAWKYSVSLSMVEIYNEVIRDLLAKDPQEKLDVKLNPDGSGQLHVPGLTSVEVHSLHEIKKVLSLGKRNRATQSTNMNERSSRSHALLTITITGTELAAGTKVTGKLNLVDLAGSERVWKSGAQGERLKEAQNINKSLLALGEVIQALRAKQAHVPFRNSKLTYLLQDSLGKGSKTIMMVQISPLEKDMGESICSLKFAQRVCKVELGPASRRIDSCAQRDA; encoded by the exons ATGTACGCCTTCTACTCGCTGCTGGTCTTCATCTTCTACAGCCTCTTCCGCAGGGATGCCGCCCGCGAGGGCGAGGCCGGCGAGGGGGAGGCCGAGCAGTCGCCGCTGCCACTCGTCCCCGGCCAGGGCCACCCGCAGGTGAGCGCGGGGTCCTCAGCCAGCCGGGCTGCTCCTGGGCTGCGGCCCTGCCTGCCGCCCCGCCGCAGGACCAGCGGGTGCCCGGACGGAGCCCCCGGCGCAGTGCGGCGCCGCCGCTGCCCTCCGCGAGGGGCCTCGGCCCGGACGGGAGCGGGCTCGCGGGCTTCTCCTGCGACCAGCAGCCTGTGCTCGGCCTGCTGTGGGAAGGGGGCGAGCGGCGGGGTGTGGGAGCCTGCTCCCCCTGGCACCCCCGCAGCTCCGACGCCCCTCAGGCGGGTTCCAGGGCGTGGGGCTGCCCTAGAGCTGCTTTCCGCGCAAGCAGCCGAGCCTGCTGTCGAGGCCAGGGTGCCTGTGcgcatttgggggtgggggtcgcAGCGGAGCAGCGCGGAGACCCAGAGGCGCCTCGTTCGCGCAGAGCGGCTTTGGAGAGCACccgggagtggggggggggggtcggcgcccctcccccactcacttgTGGCCCCCCCGAGCTGCGGGTCTCCCAGCTGTGCCCCTTCTCGCTGTTCCTGCGGCGGGACTGAGAATGGCCCTTCTCCCGGGAGGAAGATTCCTCCACAGCCGAGGTCTGCCGCTTGCCAGGCTCTTGGTCTGGCACTGGGGCTGCCTGAGGGAGACcggccgcctgcctgcctgcagctgaCAGCGAAGGAG GGACCCACAACTTTTCAGATGGAGTCACCCAGGAGGACAGAGAAGGCACAGTGCAAGGACCCCTGGAAGGAACTCACTGGGGTGGACA GCAGTTCCGACAGtgacagaggcagcagcactgagGAAGAGGACGATGAGGAAGGCTTCAGCTGGGGAGGACTGGGGGATGCCCCCTCTCCGCTCACTGAGTTCCAAGCCCTCAAGCAAGAGGCTGCTGCAAAATTCTGCCTTGCAGAAACAGAGTCATCTGTGGAGAAG CGTCTGGAGTCGCCCCTCATCTTGGTGATGTCCCACCTCCTCTCCTTCCTGGAGCGCTACTCCCAgatgcagctgctgcaggagaaggCTGGCGAGTACCGCTCCCGTCTGCGAAAAGAAGAGAGTCGCCGCCGCAAGCAGCTGCGTGGCCTGAAGAAGGCCTACCGGCAGCGGGTGAAGGACAAGCTCAGCCTCATTGCCAGCCTGGAGGGTGTCATTTGTGAGCAGCAGGAACTCTTGGAGAAGATGCGTGAAG GTGTGAAGCTGCCCTCTGCCTgcttgctgcatccagtggccccAGCAGGTGTTCATCAGTTGGTGGAGTCCATCAGCGCCCTCCAGGGGGAGAGGAGCCGGCTGGCGGAGGAGGTGACAGGCCTCAGGCAGGAGGCAGAGGagcgggagagagagaagcagaggctgactgGGAACTTCCAGCATCAG GTTCAAGGTCTGGAGCAACAGATTCATGAACGAGAGGAAGAGCTGGCGCGACTGCGCGTGGGCACG GGAGTGACAGACTCTGAGAAGCGGATCCACAACCTGATGGTAGAAAATGATGGGTTGAAGCAGAGCTTGAGCATCACCCAGGGACTCCTGCAGCAGCTGGCCACAGTTTCCACACGGCCCCAGTGCCTGCTGACCAAG GAGAACGAGGAGCTCCGCACCAAAGTGCAGCAGCTGGAGGCCACCCTGCAGCAGAAGGTAGAGGAGCTGATGGGCCTGGAGGTGCAAATGGACAGGCTGCAGTGGCgcaaggaagaggaagtgcgCCACCTGGACGAGCGCCTGCGTGGGCTCCAGCTCTCCTTGGAGGCCCAAAAAAGTCAGCCCCCTGAAATCCAG TACATCACCAGAGCAGTGCCAGTGGACTCTCCCTGCACCCTGCAGGCACTGGCAGAAGCTGAGGAACGGAGCAGGGCCCTCCTGGAGCAACTTGCTGGCCAGGCTGAGCGGTGCCGACAGCTGACAGAAAAGTTGCACAGCTCTGAAGAAGCAGTGGCTGGCTTGCGGCACAAG GTCTCTGCCTACGAGTCCGAGATTGCTGGGCTGCGCCAGGAACTGCTGTGCAGAATCGACCAGCTGGAGGCGCAGAAAGAGGAGGCCGTCCAGGAGGCCTCCAAGTGTTCCAAGCAGCATCTCCAGCACCTGCGTGAGCAGCTGGCAG gggTGCGGCAGCATCTGGACACCCTTCAGCCTCTCCTCAGGGGCATGAAGTCCAACTACAACAGCCTGCGTGGGCAGGTGTGCAGTTTTGCCGACTGTTACGAAGCCGCACTCAGCGAGGCCCGACAGCAG ATGTGCTCAGCCATCAACAAGGTGTCTCACGTCAACCATTCGCTGCAGGAGCGCTACCAGCGGGAGGTGCTGCTTCGCAAGAAATACCATGACCAGCTTTTGGAGGTGAAAG gAAACATCCGGGTTCTGTGCCGCCTGAAGCCTCTGATCAAAGCTGACtggaaggagggggaggtgggcacCGCTGTGGGTGCCGACCCCACTGATGATGGCTGTGTGACCGCCTGCTACAAGGGCAAGGAGCGAACCTTCAAGCTGGACAAGGTCTTCCTGCCACAGGCCACTCAGGAGGAG GTCTTCCAGGAGATTGAGCCTCTGGTCATGTCCTGCATGAATGGCTACAACGTTTGCATCTTTGCCTACGGGCAGACGGGTTCAGGCAAGACCTACACCATGGAG GGCATCCCGGATAACCCTGGCATAAACCAGCAGGCGCTGCAGGCCCTCTATCGGGAGATGGAGGCTAAGCGGGAGGCCTGGAAATATTCCGTCAGTCTCAGTATGGTGGAGATCTACAATGAAGTGATCAG GGATCTCCTCGCCAAGGATCCCCAAGAGAAACTGGATGTCAAGTTGAACCCAGATGGGAGTGGTCAGCTGCACGTTCCAGGCCTGACCAGTGTGGAGGTGCACAGCCTTCATGAGATCAAAAAG GTGCTCTCACTGGGCAAGCGGAACCGGGCAACCCAGTCCACCAACATGAATGAGCGCAGCTCTCGTTCGCACGCCCTGCTGACCATCACCATCACTGGAACAGAGCTGGCCGCCGGCACCAAGGTCACAG GGAAGCTGAATCTGGTGGACCTGGCTGGCTCAGAGCGGGTGTGGAAGTCTGGAGCACAGGGAGAGCGGCTGAAGGAGGCCCAGAACATCAACAAGTCCCTGCTGGCTCTGGGCGAGGTGATCCAGGCCCTGCGTGCCAAGCAGGCCCACGTGCCCTTCCGCAACTCCAAGCTCACCTACCTGCTGCAGGACTCCCTTGGCAAGGGCAGCAAGACCATCATGATGGTGCAG ATCTCGCCACTGGAGAAGGACATGGGGGAGTCCATCTGCTCACTCAAGTTTGCCCAGCGGGTGTGCAAAGTGGAGCTGGGCCCCGCCTCCCGCCGCATCGACTCCTGTGCCCAGCGAGATGCCTGA